The DNA sequence CGAGCCTGAAGGCTCAGTTCCGTGATATTAGCAGAGGTTTATGGGATAGGATAAAAAATGGAGCCTAAATAAAAGGCTCCATTTTTTTTATTGATTTTTTTATTGATTATTAAAGCGTAAAAAAAGGTTGGATTTTTTTCAGTGTCGCGTCGCCAATCCCTCTTACTTTCACTAACTCGTTTAGATCAGCAAAATCACCGTTCATTGTTCTGTAGTCGATAATGGCCTGTGCTTTTTTTTCACCGATACCTTTGACGATCGTAAGTTGCTGGCTCGTTGCTTGGTTGATATTTATTTTTTCAACAACTTGGGATGTCATTTGTATGCTTTGCTCAACTTTCTCCGCAGCCCAAACTTGCTGACTAAAAGGCAGAAAAAGCAGTGCAAAAATAGCTAATAAACGGTAGGTTAGTTTGTATTTCATAAAAATCCTTTTTTGTGGTTTAGGTAACCAATAACACTAGACTATTATTTTTCCTTATTTTTATTTTTTATGATGTTAACTTTAGTCATTTTACTTTTTAGATTTGTTGTTCGCGATAATAACCCTATTAATAACAACCTATTAAAATTTTTGAAAGTATTTAACAGGTTGAAAAAAACAGTTGAAGCACCAATATTTAAGCAAACAATGTGACTGAAGCTTAACTAATTAACAGCCGGGTCCGCATTCCATACATTCATTAAGCATTTCCGAGCCAAGTCTCAGTTTAGCATTCAAATCGCGT is a window from the Psychromonas ingrahamii 37 genome containing:
- a CDS encoding ComEA family DNA-binding protein; this encodes MKYKLTYRLLAIFALLFLPFSQQVWAAEKVEQSIQMTSQVVEKININQATSQQLTIVKGIGEKKAQAIIDYRTMNGDFADLNELVKVRGIGDATLKKIQPFFTL